One region of Anaeromyxobacter paludicola genomic DNA includes:
- a CDS encoding rubrerythrin family protein has product MAKLSGSKTHQNLKDAFAGESQANRRYLYFAKVADVEGYPEVASNFRETAEGETGHAHGHLDYLKEVGDPATGLPLGDTSTNLKASIAGETHEYTDMYPGMAKTAREEGFAEIADWFETLAKAEKSHAGRFEKMLGTIS; this is encoded by the coding sequence ATGGCCAAGCTGAGCGGCTCGAAGACCCACCAGAACCTGAAGGACGCCTTCGCCGGCGAGTCGCAGGCGAACCGTCGCTACCTGTACTTCGCCAAGGTGGCCGACGTGGAGGGCTACCCGGAGGTCGCCTCCAACTTCCGCGAGACGGCGGAGGGTGAGACCGGCCACGCCCACGGCCACCTCGACTACCTGAAGGAGGTCGGCGATCCCGCCACCGGGCTCCCGCTCGGCGACACCTCCACCAACCTCAAGGCCTCCATCGCCGGCGAGACGCACGAGTACACCGACATGTACCCGGGCATGGCCAAGACGGCGCGCGAGGAGGGCTTCGCCGAGATCGCCGACTGGTTCGAGACGCTCGCCAAGGCCGAGAAGTCGCACGCCGGCCGCTTCGAGAAGATGCTCGGCACCATCTCCTGA
- a CDS encoding sigma-54-dependent transcriptional regulator, with amino-acid sequence MSGRYPSFAIVAVDDEPAWLRSLSLVLERAGIDHLVPCQDARELPALLAREDVGLVLLDLNMPHLSGEEVLARVAAEHPGVAVIVVSGMNQVETAVRCVKLGAFDYFVKTAEEDRLVGGVLRAVRMLELERENRDMASRVLSGTVARPEAFAGIVTRDRAMLSIFSYLEAVAPSPQPLLVLGESGVGKELFARAAHALSGRPGPLVAVNAAGLDEAMFADTLFGHARGAFTGADQARRGMIEEAADGTLFLDEIGDLGTGSQVKLLRLLQEGEYFPLGSDRPRRLQARVIVATHQDLAARQAAGTFRRDLYYRLCTHQVRIPPLRERKGDLPLLLDHFLEETARELGKKRPTAPRELVALLGTYAFPGNVRELRAMVADAVSLHREKVLSMDAFVAAIERGGGAASPGAAPAANPFAPVEQLPTIHDAVELLVQEALSRAGGNQTLAARLLGITQSALSKRLKAARG; translated from the coding sequence GTGAGCGGGCGCTACCCGTCCTTCGCGATCGTGGCCGTGGACGACGAGCCGGCCTGGCTGCGCTCGCTCTCGCTGGTGCTGGAGCGGGCCGGGATCGACCACCTCGTGCCGTGCCAGGACGCCCGCGAGCTCCCGGCCCTCCTCGCCCGGGAGGACGTGGGGCTCGTGCTCCTCGACCTCAACATGCCCCACCTCTCCGGCGAGGAGGTGCTGGCGCGGGTCGCCGCCGAGCACCCCGGCGTGGCGGTGATCGTCGTCTCCGGGATGAACCAGGTCGAGACCGCCGTCCGCTGCGTCAAGCTCGGCGCCTTCGACTACTTCGTGAAGACGGCGGAGGAGGACCGGCTCGTCGGCGGGGTGCTGCGCGCGGTGCGCATGCTCGAGCTCGAGCGCGAGAACCGCGACATGGCGAGCCGGGTGCTCTCGGGGACGGTGGCGCGCCCGGAGGCCTTCGCCGGCATCGTCACCCGGGATCGGGCGATGCTCTCGATCTTCTCCTACCTCGAGGCGGTGGCGCCGAGCCCGCAGCCGCTCCTGGTGCTGGGCGAGAGCGGGGTGGGGAAGGAGCTCTTCGCCCGCGCCGCCCACGCCCTCTCCGGCAGGCCGGGGCCGCTCGTGGCCGTGAACGCGGCCGGGCTCGACGAGGCGATGTTCGCGGACACGCTCTTCGGCCACGCGCGCGGCGCCTTCACGGGCGCCGACCAGGCGCGGCGGGGGATGATCGAGGAGGCGGCGGACGGCACGCTCTTCCTCGACGAGATCGGCGACCTCGGCACCGGCTCGCAGGTGAAGCTGCTGCGCCTCCTGCAGGAGGGCGAGTACTTCCCGCTCGGCAGCGACCGGCCGCGGCGGCTGCAGGCGCGCGTGATCGTGGCGACCCACCAGGACCTGGCCGCGCGCCAGGCGGCCGGCACCTTCCGGCGCGACCTCTACTACCGGCTCTGCACGCACCAGGTGCGCATCCCGCCGCTGCGCGAGCGCAAGGGCGACCTCCCGCTGCTGCTCGACCACTTCCTCGAGGAGACCGCGCGCGAGCTCGGCAAGAAGCGGCCGACCGCGCCCAGGGAGCTCGTGGCGCTCCTCGGCACCTACGCCTTCCCCGGGAACGTGCGCGAGCTGCGGGCGATGGTGGCCGACGCGGTCAGCCTGCACCGCGAGAAGGTGCTCTCGATGGACGCCTTCGTGGCCGCCATCGAGCGCGGCGGCGGGGCGGCGTCGCCGGGCGCGGCGCCGGCCGCCAACCCGTTCGCCCCGGTGGAGCAGCTCCCCACCATCCACGACGCGGTCGAGCTGCTGGTCCAGGAGGCGCTCTCGCGGGCCGGGGGGAACCAGACCCTGGCCGCCCGGCTGCTCGGGATCACGCAGTCGGCGCTCAGCAAGCGGCTCAAGGCGGCGCGGGGCTGA
- a CDS encoding DUF3501 family protein: MKISRSEILKLEEYDARRTAIRAEVLELKKPRRVHAGPLTFLFENADTVRYQVQEMVRAERLYRDAEIQHEVDTYNELLGGPGELGCTLLIELTDPEERDRKLRAWAGLPERLYARLPGGRLVRPTYDRRQVGDDRLSSVQYLRFPVGGEAPVAVGCDLPALSLETALTEAQRAALAQDLARS, from the coding sequence ATGAAGATCAGCCGGTCCGAGATCCTGAAGCTGGAGGAGTACGACGCCCGCCGCACCGCCATCCGGGCCGAGGTGCTGGAGCTCAAGAAGCCGCGGCGCGTGCACGCGGGGCCGCTCACGTTCCTGTTCGAGAACGCCGACACCGTCCGCTACCAGGTGCAGGAGATGGTGCGGGCGGAGCGGCTCTACCGCGACGCCGAGATCCAGCACGAGGTGGACACCTACAACGAGCTCCTCGGCGGGCCGGGCGAGCTCGGGTGCACCCTCCTCATCGAGCTCACCGACCCCGAGGAGCGCGACCGGAAGCTCCGCGCCTGGGCCGGGCTCCCGGAGCGCCTCTACGCGCGGCTCCCGGGCGGCCGGCTCGTCCGCCCCACCTACGACCGGCGGCAGGTCGGCGACGACCGGCTCTCGTCGGTGCAGTACCTGCGCTTCCCGGTGGGCGGCGAGGCGCCGGTGGCGGTCGGGTGCGACCTGCCGGCGCTCTCCCTCGAGACGGCGCTCACCGAGGCGCAGCGCGCCGCGCTGGCGCAGGACCTGGCGCGGAGCTGA
- a CDS encoding heterodisulfide reductase-related iron-sulfur binding cluster, which yields MSGESVEKRISYQPTEWLSYDPSEEKYWDAKGLREEVVRAFEICHGCRMCFKYCDSFPTLFSLIDEQHGGDVRRLTEPEVERVMDACFQCKLCEVQCPYTPRDGHEFQLDFPKLVHRHDAVKLRARGKTLRERVLGDPDRAARAARASLGLANAANRSRPLRVLMEKTVGIHRDKLLPDFAGQPFDDWAEENGYVRAEPGGEVVLFQTCFVQHNEPQLGKDALEVLRACQVDARVVKGLACCGMPAWEHGDLDALRRQARRDLDLLLPYVDAGAKVLVVNPTCSMMMRKEWPHLLEGEDRSRAARLAAAVRDPSEFLWSIRDEPRFVKSFRSVPPGGKVAYHAPCHLRAQGVGFKGRDLLRRIPGVTVAATVMECCGHDGTYAMTVEGFGPSQRIGKKAFDGMKKAEARVWATDCPLAALQFAQHAGRKPLHPLAILARATRPDGFADLEEKE from the coding sequence ATGAGCGGAGAGAGCGTGGAGAAGCGGATCTCGTACCAGCCGACGGAGTGGCTCTCGTACGACCCGTCGGAGGAGAAGTACTGGGACGCCAAGGGGCTGCGGGAGGAGGTCGTCCGCGCCTTCGAGATCTGTCACGGCTGCCGCATGTGCTTCAAGTACTGCGACAGCTTCCCCACGCTCTTCTCCCTCATCGACGAGCAGCACGGCGGGGACGTGCGCCGGCTCACCGAGCCGGAGGTGGAGCGGGTGATGGACGCCTGCTTCCAGTGCAAGCTCTGCGAGGTGCAGTGCCCGTACACCCCGCGCGACGGGCACGAGTTCCAGCTCGACTTCCCGAAGCTCGTCCATCGCCACGACGCGGTGAAGCTGCGGGCGCGCGGGAAGACGCTGCGCGAGCGGGTGCTCGGCGATCCCGACCGCGCGGCCAGGGCGGCGCGGGCCTCGCTCGGCCTCGCCAACGCCGCCAACCGGTCGCGCCCGCTGCGGGTGCTCATGGAGAAGACCGTCGGCATCCACCGCGACAAGCTCCTGCCCGACTTCGCCGGCCAGCCCTTCGACGACTGGGCGGAGGAGAACGGCTACGTCCGCGCCGAGCCGGGCGGCGAGGTGGTGCTCTTCCAGACCTGCTTCGTGCAGCACAACGAGCCGCAGCTCGGGAAGGACGCGCTCGAGGTGCTCCGGGCCTGCCAGGTGGACGCGCGGGTGGTGAAGGGGCTCGCCTGCTGCGGGATGCCGGCCTGGGAGCACGGCGATCTCGACGCGCTGCGCCGGCAGGCGCGGCGGGACCTCGACCTCCTCCTCCCGTACGTGGACGCGGGGGCGAAGGTGCTGGTGGTGAACCCGACCTGCTCGATGATGATGCGCAAGGAGTGGCCGCACCTGCTCGAGGGCGAGGACCGGTCCCGCGCCGCGCGGCTCGCCGCGGCGGTGCGCGATCCCTCCGAGTTCCTCTGGTCCATCCGCGACGAGCCGCGGTTCGTGAAGAGCTTCCGGAGCGTGCCGCCGGGCGGCAAGGTCGCCTACCACGCCCCCTGCCACCTGCGCGCCCAGGGCGTCGGCTTCAAGGGGCGCGACCTGCTGCGGCGCATCCCGGGCGTCACCGTGGCGGCGACGGTGATGGAGTGCTGCGGCCACGACGGCACCTACGCCATGACCGTCGAGGGCTTCGGCCCGTCGCAGCGCATCGGCAAGAAGGCCTTCGACGGCATGAAGAAGGCGGAGGCCCGGGTCTGGGCCACCGACTGCCCGCTGGCGGCGCTCCAGTTCGCGCAGCACGCCGGCCGCAAGCCGCTCCACCCCCTCGCCATCCTCGCGCGCGCCACGCGCCCGGACGGCTTCGCCGACCTCGAGGAGAAGGAATGA
- a CDS encoding phospholipid carrier-dependent glycosyltransferase, producing the protein MPPSPPPAAPSALRRAAGPLAAALAFGALFLAHAGEPADLVFDETHYVPAARALARLAGDLNWEHPPLGKWLLGLGARLLEALHLASEPAAFRVVAFAFGLWALLSVGGLLRDLGFAGWAAEAAVWLTGLNFLWFVQSRTAMLEPFSAAFALAGLRRVRRGGDGASPWVGWALLGLAMASKWSAAPLCALAALWSPWPLRRRVAGVALAVLAYALPFAPLALLAKDATPLSGIPAYQLKMLEGFSRVDLSTHPYHSRFWQWPTLLRPAWYHFQRVAGGERYVWGGGNPLLFALALPATLWLGLRALSRRASRAERQLALLYWGQLLFWAALPRMQIFYYFYPASLWLGPAVVWALLRLAPARAARPAAVALVAACAALFLWFSPLFDGRLEPPGTYGRYMWTVRWR; encoded by the coding sequence ATGCCCCCGAGCCCGCCCCCCGCCGCCCCCTCCGCGCTCCGCCGCGCCGCGGGCCCGCTCGCGGCCGCCCTCGCCTTCGGGGCCCTCTTCCTGGCGCACGCGGGGGAGCCCGCGGACCTCGTCTTCGACGAGACCCATTACGTCCCCGCGGCGAGGGCCCTCGCCCGGCTCGCCGGCGACCTCAACTGGGAGCACCCGCCGCTCGGCAAGTGGCTGCTCGGGCTCGGCGCGCGGCTCCTCGAGGCGCTGCACCTCGCCTCGGAGCCGGCCGCCTTCCGCGTCGTCGCCTTCGCCTTTGGGCTCTGGGCGCTCCTCTCGGTCGGCGGGCTCCTGCGCGACCTCGGCTTCGCGGGCTGGGCGGCGGAGGCGGCGGTCTGGCTCACCGGGCTGAACTTCCTCTGGTTCGTCCAGAGCCGGACGGCGATGCTCGAGCCCTTCTCGGCGGCCTTCGCGCTGGCCGGGCTCCGCCGGGTGCGCCGCGGCGGCGACGGCGCCTCGCCCTGGGTGGGCTGGGCGCTCCTCGGGCTCGCCATGGCGTCGAAGTGGTCGGCGGCGCCGCTCTGCGCGCTCGCGGCGCTCTGGTCGCCCTGGCCGCTCCGCCGCCGCGTCGCCGGGGTCGCGCTGGCGGTCCTCGCCTACGCCCTCCCCTTCGCCCCGCTCGCCCTGCTCGCGAAGGACGCCACGCCGCTCTCCGGCATCCCCGCCTACCAGCTGAAGATGCTGGAGGGCTTCAGCCGGGTGGACCTCTCGACGCACCCCTACCACTCGCGCTTCTGGCAGTGGCCCACGCTGCTGCGCCCGGCCTGGTACCACTTCCAGCGGGTGGCGGGCGGCGAGCGGTACGTCTGGGGAGGCGGGAACCCGCTCCTCTTCGCCCTGGCGCTGCCGGCGACGCTCTGGCTCGGGCTGCGCGCGCTATCGCGCCGCGCGAGCCGGGCGGAGCGGCAGCTCGCGCTGCTCTACTGGGGGCAGCTCCTCTTCTGGGCGGCGCTCCCGCGGATGCAGATCTTCTACTACTTCTACCCGGCCTCGCTCTGGCTCGGGCCGGCGGTGGTCTGGGCCCTCCTGCGGCTCGCCCCGGCGCGCGCGGCGCGGCCCGCGGCGGTCGCGCTCGTCGCAGCGTGCGCCGCCCTCTTCCTCTGGTTCTCGCCGCTCTTCGACGGGCGGCTCGAGCCGCCGGGGACCTACGGTCGCTACATGTGGACGGTGCGGTGGCGGTGA
- a CDS encoding anaerobic C4-dicarboxylate transporter, which produces MLMFWIQFFLVLGAILLGIRRGGVALGLIGGLGVAVLVMGFRAAPSEPPVAVMLIILAVVTASATLQVAGGLDYLVQLAEKLLRAHPKYVTILAPLCTFFLTVCVGTGHAVYALLPVIADVALRTKTRPERPMAVSSVASQMGITASPVAAAVTTFLGYSAKMGTPVTIYDIIKITLPAGVVGVLAAAAWSLNRGRDLYSDPEFLARLEDPKFKEALDVSVTTLDKKLPRTAKPSVALFFSGVLVIVLIALRDTAVNAGYHLPNILPLVGGKPVPMTTVVQFVMLSFGAFILFAGNIKAADIAKSSVFTAGMIAVVSIFGIAWMSDTFVSANKGFLVEKIGRMVQFAPWTFAVAMFCVSAFVKSQAATLTVMIPFGIALKLPATLMLGLMPASYAYFFFAFYPSDLAAINMDRSGTTRIGKYLLNHSFMMPGLIGVSVSTVVAYLLSRVAF; this is translated from the coding sequence ATGTTGATGTTCTGGATCCAGTTCTTCCTCGTGCTCGGGGCCATCCTCCTCGGCATCCGCCGCGGCGGCGTGGCGCTCGGCCTCATCGGCGGCCTCGGCGTCGCCGTGCTCGTGATGGGCTTCCGCGCCGCGCCCTCCGAGCCGCCGGTCGCGGTGATGCTCATCATCCTCGCGGTGGTGACCGCCTCGGCCACGCTGCAGGTGGCGGGCGGCCTCGACTACCTCGTCCAGCTCGCCGAGAAGCTGCTGCGCGCCCACCCCAAGTACGTCACGATCCTCGCGCCGCTCTGCACCTTCTTCCTCACCGTCTGCGTCGGCACCGGGCACGCCGTCTACGCGCTCCTGCCGGTGATCGCCGACGTGGCCCTGCGGACCAAGACCCGCCCCGAGCGCCCCATGGCCGTCTCGAGCGTGGCCTCGCAGATGGGCATCACCGCGAGCCCGGTGGCGGCCGCCGTGACCACCTTCCTCGGCTACTCGGCGAAGATGGGCACCCCGGTCACCATCTACGACATCATCAAGATCACGCTCCCGGCCGGCGTCGTCGGCGTGCTCGCCGCGGCGGCCTGGAGCCTCAACCGCGGGCGCGACCTCTACTCCGACCCCGAGTTCCTGGCGCGCCTGGAGGACCCGAAGTTCAAGGAGGCGCTCGACGTCTCCGTCACCACCCTCGACAAGAAGCTCCCCCGCACCGCCAAGCCGTCGGTGGCGCTCTTCTTCTCCGGCGTGCTCGTCATCGTGCTCATCGCGCTCCGCGACACCGCGGTGAACGCCGGCTACCACCTCCCGAACATCCTCCCGCTCGTCGGCGGCAAGCCGGTGCCGATGACCACGGTGGTGCAGTTCGTGATGCTCTCCTTCGGCGCCTTCATCCTCTTCGCCGGGAACATCAAGGCGGCGGACATCGCCAAGTCGAGCGTCTTCACGGCCGGCATGATCGCGGTGGTCTCGATCTTCGGCATCGCCTGGATGAGCGACACCTTCGTGAGCGCCAACAAGGGCTTCCTGGTGGAGAAGATCGGGCGGATGGTGCAGTTCGCCCCCTGGACCTTCGCGGTGGCGATGTTCTGCGTCTCCGCCTTCGTGAAGAGCCAGGCGGCGACGCTGACGGTGATGATCCCGTTCGGCATCGCGCTCAAGCTGCCGGCGACCCTGATGCTGGGGCTCATGCCGGCGAGCTACGCCTACTTCTTCTTCGCCTTCTACCCGAGCGATCTCGCCGCCATCAACATGGACCGGAGCGGCACCACGCGCATCGGCAAGTACCTGCTCAACCACAGCTTCATGATGCCGGGCCTCATCGGCGTGAGCGTCTCGACGGTGGTGGCGTACCTGCTCTCGCGCGTCGCCTTCTAG
- a CDS encoding STAS domain-containing protein, with the protein MLQARFEERQGALLVTPEVPALDAEAAPGLRELVGERARGRALVVMSLDRVSEVDSSGLAGLVAVWKRMAPGGELRLAAVPPRVRAVLHATHLDEVFPLFEDAAAALPR; encoded by the coding sequence ATGCTGCAGGCGCGGTTCGAGGAGAGGCAGGGCGCGCTCCTGGTCACGCCGGAGGTCCCGGCGCTGGACGCCGAGGCCGCTCCCGGTCTGCGGGAGCTGGTCGGGGAGCGGGCGCGGGGGCGCGCGCTGGTGGTGATGTCGCTCGACCGCGTCTCCGAGGTGGACTCCTCCGGGCTGGCGGGGCTGGTCGCGGTGTGGAAGCGCATGGCCCCGGGGGGCGAGCTGCGGCTCGCCGCCGTGCCGCCGCGCGTCCGGGCCGTGCTGCACGCCACCCACCTCGACGAGGTCTTCCCGCTCTTCGAGGACGCCGCCGCCGCCCTCCCCCGATGA
- a CDS encoding transporter substrate-binding domain-containing protein, whose amino-acid sequence MTRRLLSLLALTVLALAPGAAAAAADLSQRVLRVGGDRDYPPYEFLDADGKPAGYNVDLTRAIAEVMGLRVEFELGAWSAARQSLREGRIDLLQGMSWSEARAREFDLSPPHTVISHAIFARRDGRAALSLEELRGRSVAVHRDGIMDETLTGMGLGQELRRTDTPADALRLVAAGKADFAVVAELPGIWLTRALKLDNVVPVAHDVASQRYGYAARHGDAELMARVVEGLAIVKKTGRYDAIRQKWLGVLEQGRPSWAEYARYGAVLLLPVVVVLGGTVVWTRSLQHEVAQRTALLAREVAERQQAVEQLRLNQAQLVQADKMAALGVLVSGVAHEINNPNGYLLLNLPVLKDVVLDAVEPLEERYRAEGDFRVGGLRWSRLREELPEMLGEMIEGSRRIKRIVEDLKDFARQEDAPRLAPLELNGVVAAALRLVGNSIKGATRHFEVSYADGLPRVRGNAQRLEQVVVNLVLNACQSLPDPGRAVRVSTRHDPRERAVLLVVEDEGVGIPPEHLSRLTDPFFTTKRESGGTGLGLSVSSGIVTEHGGTLRFSSREGAGTTAVVSLPVAAEEGAA is encoded by the coding sequence GTGACTCGACGACTGCTATCGCTGCTCGCCCTGACGGTCCTCGCCCTCGCGCCCGGCGCCGCCGCGGCCGCCGCCGACCTGTCGCAGCGCGTGCTCCGCGTCGGCGGCGACCGGGACTACCCGCCCTACGAGTTCCTCGACGCCGACGGCAAGCCCGCCGGCTACAACGTGGACCTCACCCGGGCCATCGCCGAGGTGATGGGGCTGCGGGTCGAGTTCGAGCTCGGCGCCTGGTCGGCGGCGCGGCAGTCGCTCCGCGAGGGGCGCATCGACCTCCTGCAGGGCATGTCCTGGTCGGAGGCGCGGGCGCGAGAGTTCGACCTGTCGCCGCCCCACACCGTCATCTCCCACGCCATCTTCGCCCGGCGCGACGGGCGGGCGGCGCTGTCGCTGGAGGAGCTCCGCGGGCGCTCGGTGGCGGTCCACCGGGACGGCATCATGGACGAGACGCTCACCGGGATGGGGCTCGGCCAGGAGCTGCGCCGGACCGATACCCCCGCCGACGCGCTGCGGCTGGTGGCGGCCGGCAAGGCCGACTTCGCCGTGGTGGCCGAGCTGCCCGGGATCTGGCTCACCCGCGCCCTCAAGCTCGACAACGTCGTCCCGGTCGCCCACGACGTCGCCTCGCAGCGCTACGGCTACGCGGCCCGCCACGGCGACGCCGAGCTCATGGCCCGCGTCGTCGAGGGGCTCGCCATCGTGAAGAAGACCGGCCGGTACGACGCCATCCGGCAGAAGTGGCTGGGGGTGCTCGAGCAGGGTCGGCCGAGCTGGGCCGAGTACGCCAGGTACGGCGCCGTGCTGCTCCTGCCGGTGGTGGTGGTGCTCGGCGGCACCGTCGTCTGGACCCGCTCGCTGCAGCACGAGGTGGCGCAGCGGACCGCGCTCCTCGCCCGCGAGGTGGCGGAGCGGCAGCAGGCGGTGGAGCAGCTGCGGCTCAACCAGGCGCAGCTGGTGCAGGCCGACAAGATGGCGGCGCTCGGCGTGCTGGTCTCGGGCGTGGCCCACGAGATCAACAACCCGAACGGCTACCTCCTCCTCAACCTGCCGGTGCTGAAGGACGTGGTCCTCGACGCGGTGGAGCCGCTCGAGGAGCGCTACCGCGCCGAGGGTGACTTCCGGGTGGGCGGCCTGCGCTGGTCCCGGCTGCGGGAGGAGCTCCCGGAGATGCTCGGCGAGATGATCGAGGGCTCGCGGCGCATCAAGCGGATCGTCGAGGACCTGAAGGACTTCGCCCGCCAGGAGGACGCGCCGCGGCTCGCGCCGCTCGAGCTCAACGGCGTGGTCGCGGCGGCGCTGCGGCTCGTCGGCAACTCGATCAAGGGGGCGACGCGCCACTTCGAGGTGTCGTACGCGGACGGGCTGCCGCGGGTGCGCGGCAACGCCCAGCGGCTCGAGCAGGTGGTGGTGAACCTGGTGCTGAACGCCTGCCAGTCGCTCCCGGACCCCGGCCGCGCCGTGCGCGTCAGCACGCGCCACGACCCGCGGGAGCGCGCGGTCCTGCTGGTGGTCGAGGACGAGGGCGTGGGCATCCCTCCCGAGCACCTGTCCCGCCTGACCGATCCCTTCTTCACCACCAAGCGGGAGAGCGGTGGCACCGGCCTCGGGCTCTCGGTATCCTCGGGCATCGTGACCGAGCACGGCGGCACCCTGCGGTTCAGCTCGCGCGAGGGCGCCGGCACCACCGCGGTGGTCTCGCTCCCGGTCGCGGCCGAGGAGGGGGCGGCGTGA
- a CDS encoding iron-containing alcohol dehydrogenase translates to MPTFRYANPPVIHWGPGCVAAGLPGELGRLGAGRVLLVTTRSAVADPALAPAVEAILGERLAGRAVVGQHAPVGEVMAAAEAARDLRADALVSLGGGSPVDAAKAVAFSLATGLDLRAPDAPARAREATVGPVLPHLALPTTLSVAELSSSAGFSAEGTREKVGVSAPALCPAAVLYDARLAVRTPVPLWLSTGVRAVDHAAETLLAEGEHPLPDAAALDGLRRLAAALPAVRARPGDEAARTECQLGAWLTYLLPGPAARGLSHTLGKRLGSRHGIPHGVTSCLLLPHVLRYLAPRAPGPLARIAAALGAPDAAGGVAALLDRLGVPRRLSEFGLSDADLVEAARPLATAALPLEDLVGILRAAS, encoded by the coding sequence ATGCCGACCTTCCGCTACGCCAACCCCCCCGTGATCCACTGGGGCCCGGGCTGCGTCGCGGCCGGGCTCCCCGGAGAGCTCGGCCGCCTCGGCGCCGGGCGCGTCCTCCTCGTCACCACCCGGAGCGCGGTCGCCGACCCCGCCCTGGCCCCCGCCGTCGAGGCGATCCTGGGCGAGCGGCTCGCGGGGCGGGCGGTGGTGGGGCAGCACGCGCCGGTGGGCGAGGTGATGGCCGCGGCCGAGGCGGCGCGGGACCTCCGGGCGGACGCGCTCGTGTCGCTCGGCGGCGGCTCGCCGGTGGACGCCGCCAAGGCGGTGGCCTTCTCGCTCGCGACCGGGCTCGACCTGCGCGCGCCCGACGCGCCGGCCCGCGCCCGCGAGGCCACCGTCGGGCCGGTGCTCCCGCACCTCGCCCTGCCCACCACGCTCTCGGTGGCCGAGCTCTCCTCCAGCGCCGGCTTCAGCGCGGAGGGGACGCGCGAGAAGGTGGGCGTCTCGGCCCCGGCGCTCTGCCCGGCGGCGGTGCTCTACGACGCCCGGCTGGCGGTCCGGACGCCCGTGCCGCTCTGGCTGTCCACCGGAGTCCGCGCCGTGGACCACGCCGCCGAGACCCTCCTCGCCGAGGGCGAGCACCCGCTGCCCGACGCGGCGGCGCTCGACGGCCTGCGGCGGCTCGCGGCGGCCCTGCCCGCGGTGCGCGCGCGGCCGGGCGACGAGGCGGCCCGCACCGAGTGCCAGCTGGGCGCGTGGCTCACCTACCTCCTGCCCGGGCCGGCCGCCCGCGGGCTCTCCCACACCCTCGGCAAGCGGCTCGGCTCGCGCCACGGCATCCCGCACGGCGTGACCTCCTGCCTGCTCCTGCCGCACGTGCTCCGCTACCTCGCCCCGCGCGCGCCCGGGCCGCTGGCGCGGATCGCCGCCGCCCTCGGCGCGCCCGACGCCGCGGGCGGGGTGGCGGCGCTCCTCGACCGGCTCGGCGTGCCGCGGCGGCTCTCGGAGTTCGGCCTCTCCGACGCCGACCTGGTCGAGGCCGCGCGGCCGCTCGCCACGGCGGCCCTCCCGCTCGAGGACCTCGTGGGGATCCTGAGGGCGGCCTCGTGA